One genomic window of Caldivirga maquilingensis IC-167 includes the following:
- a CDS encoding dihydrodipicolinate synthase family protein, translating into MSNFPKPPRDIYDMIRSGVAIVAHPLALTRDRRIDEARQRALTIYYLVSGAGGVAIGVHTTQFKVHENGMYEPLLKITSEVVDQCSGRVGKVVKVAGIVGGTQQAVKEARLAYGLGYHAGLVSLHSLAGEPQDKVIEHVKAVAREIPVFGFYLQPAVGGVRLGYGFWRRLIEEVENLVAIKVAPFNRYATIDVARAVVDAGRVGEVALYTGNDDNIIIDLLTKFRFTDRRGGLNEVKIVGGLLGHWSFWTKRSMEIFRLVKSIAESEHIPPELLTLSAQVTDANGAVFDAANEFRGVIPGINEVLTRSRLLAGRWTLDPEEDLSPGQLDEINRVYSSYPHLRDDDFTAKYVDDWIRGECVGWGELRELSLSDVKLMLSGGYGH; encoded by the coding sequence ATGAGTAATTTCCCTAAACCACCAAGGGATATTTACGACATGATTAGGAGTGGTGTAGCCATAGTTGCTCACCCGCTCGCCTTAACTAGGGATAGGAGGATTGATGAGGCCAGGCAGAGGGCCTTAACAATATACTACCTAGTCTCCGGGGCTGGGGGAGTGGCTATTGGTGTGCATACTACTCAGTTTAAGGTTCATGAGAACGGCATGTATGAACCCCTCCTTAAAATCACCAGTGAGGTGGTGGATCAATGCAGTGGAAGGGTTGGTAAGGTTGTTAAGGTTGCGGGCATTGTTGGCGGCACCCAGCAAGCTGTCAAGGAGGCTAGGTTGGCTTACGGGCTTGGTTACCATGCCGGCTTAGTTAGCTTACACAGCCTAGCCGGTGAGCCTCAGGATAAGGTTATTGAGCATGTGAAGGCCGTGGCCAGGGAGATACCTGTCTTCGGATTTTACCTTCAACCAGCGGTGGGTGGGGTTAGGCTTGGTTACGGCTTTTGGAGGAGGCTTATTGAGGAGGTTGAGAACCTGGTTGCCATTAAGGTAGCTCCCTTCAACAGATACGCCACAATTGATGTAGCCAGGGCTGTGGTTGATGCTGGGAGAGTTGGGGAGGTTGCCCTCTACACTGGTAATGATGATAACATAATCATTGACTTATTAACAAAGTTCAGGTTCACGGATAGGCGCGGTGGCCTTAATGAGGTTAAGATAGTGGGTGGGTTACTTGGCCACTGGTCCTTCTGGACTAAGAGATCCATGGAGATATTCAGGCTTGTTAAATCAATTGCTGAATCAGAACACATACCCCCAGAGCTACTAACCCTAAGCGCCCAGGTCACTGATGCTAATGGTGCAGTGTTTGATGCGGCCAATGAATTCAGGGGAGTGATACCGGGTATTAATGAGGTTTTAACACGCAGCCGACTACTGGCGGGTAGGTGGACGCTTGATCCTGAGGAGGATTTATCACCAGGGCAGCTTGATGAGATTAATAGGGTTTACTCATCATACCCCCACCTCAGGGATGATGACTTCACGGCTAAGTACGTTGATGATTGGATCAGGGGTGAGTGCGTTGGGTGGGGTGAGTTAAGGGAGTTGAGCTTAAGTGACGTTAAGTTAATGCTGAGTGGTGGTTATGGTCATTGA
- a CDS encoding preprotein translocase subunit SecG, producing MSTRRRRRNSGMQPLMSAGLLMFRDVKEVERIKIPPAVTIMIGLAVPIIVILLYLLVPV from the coding sequence ATGTCAACTAGGCGTAGGAGGAGGAATAGCGGTATGCAGCCTTTAATGAGCGCCGGCCTACTGATGTTTAGGGATGTTAAGGAGGTTGAGAGAATTAAGATACCGCCGGCGGTAACCATAATGATTGGGTTAGCTGTACCAATAATAGTAATACTACTTTACCTACTTGTCCCTGTTTAA
- a CDS encoding ArsR family transcriptional regulator, whose translation MAEFKPDIIVLPGRLETSIEEGSYVIMSERNFNAIFNDINLTIVSSIAKGAHRFNEILKATSVPRGQLSRHLRALIKSGWLSKSNGEYGFSASVYVVSNVEEVNETIMIKLMPNKGAFLDPVHGLVIFRDSTGDYCSTCPLRSLCTRNVKDIANKYGIKLHSPEPAEAYMEIFRNLILINLAKRLRIGSINLRIPGNGG comes from the coding sequence GTGGCTGAGTTTAAGCCCGATATAATTGTTCTACCGGGTAGATTGGAGACAAGTATTGAGGAGGGTTCATACGTGATTATGAGTGAACGAAACTTCAATGCAATATTCAATGACATTAACTTAACCATAGTCTCATCAATAGCCAAGGGGGCTCATAGGTTTAATGAAATACTTAAGGCGACATCAGTACCCAGGGGTCAATTATCAAGGCACTTGAGGGCACTCATTAAGAGTGGGTGGTTGAGTAAGAGTAATGGTGAATACGGCTTCTCCGCATCAGTCTACGTAGTATCCAATGTGGAGGAGGTTAATGAAACCATTATGATTAAGCTAATGCCGAATAAGGGAGCCTTCCTGGACCCAGTCCACGGCCTAGTTATATTCAGGGACTCAACGGGGGATTACTGCTCAACATGCCCTCTTAGGTCGCTTTGCACAAGGAATGTTAAAGACATTGCCAATAAATACGGTATTAAACTACACTCCCCTGAACCAGCTGAGGCGTATATGGAGATTTTCAGAAACCTAATACTAATTAACCTAGCTAAGAGACTTAGGATAGGTTCAATAAACCTAAGAATACCAGGTAATGGGGGATAA
- a CDS encoding APC family permease: MRRSKLTLWEATAVGLGNIIGAGIFVMAGSAINLAGPGALLAFIVTAALAIGVGLNSAEMASAFPNVEGGVYSFAKLTLGDSVGFLVGLLRVVSYVIGGAAVALGFSGYLTSMGVPRYLTYPVSVALIVILSLLYRSGLKIASEFEKYLTSINVAGLVIFIAAGLLYSGPFKSSHFKPLLPHGLFGLIESSSLAFFAYSGFNTIATLTPSVENGERNVPKAIILSLSITTVIYILVVFTMLYIAPWQLYGTRPDPLSFALEEARAPYVVRLIVSSVALLSTFTVTLSMIIAGVRTLSQMAEDNVAPRRLAHGDWPLVIVTTATLASLALGNVETLGLVANFGVVFSYITTPIAVVVARRRGITGSFKAPLFPILQLLTIILSLLITSALGYNSLEIGAMTLIVGILIYEVHEEFNIIGRRRKVTADG; the protein is encoded by the coding sequence GTGAGGAGGAGTAAGTTAACACTATGGGAGGCCACAGCCGTGGGGTTAGGTAACATTATTGGGGCAGGCATATTCGTTATGGCTGGTTCAGCAATAAACCTAGCTGGACCTGGGGCGTTACTCGCCTTCATAGTGACTGCGGCCCTAGCCATTGGGGTTGGGTTAAATAGTGCTGAAATGGCCTCAGCCTTCCCCAACGTTGAGGGTGGGGTGTACTCCTTCGCTAAATTAACCCTAGGTGACTCCGTGGGTTTCCTGGTTGGTTTACTTAGGGTTGTATCCTACGTAATCGGTGGGGCTGCTGTTGCGTTAGGGTTCTCAGGTTACTTAACCTCAATGGGGGTGCCGCGGTACTTAACTTACCCAGTGTCAGTGGCGTTAATTGTGATTCTATCCCTACTCTACAGGTCTGGTTTAAAGATTGCCTCAGAGTTTGAGAAGTACTTAACGTCAATCAACGTGGCTGGCTTAGTAATATTCATTGCCGCTGGTTTACTTTACTCGGGTCCATTTAAGTCAAGTCACTTTAAGCCACTGCTACCTCATGGTTTATTCGGCCTCATTGAATCATCGTCACTGGCCTTCTTCGCCTACTCAGGCTTCAACACAATAGCCACATTAACACCATCCGTGGAGAATGGGGAGAGGAACGTGCCTAAGGCAATAATACTATCCTTAAGCATAACCACGGTAATATACATCCTAGTGGTCTTCACAATGCTCTACATAGCCCCCTGGCAACTATACGGTACCAGGCCTGATCCATTAAGCTTCGCCCTTGAGGAGGCTAGGGCCCCCTATGTGGTTAGGTTAATTGTCTCATCAGTAGCCTTGTTATCAACCTTCACAGTGACGTTATCAATGATTATAGCTGGGGTAAGGACCTTGAGCCAGATGGCTGAGGATAATGTAGCACCGAGGAGGCTTGCCCACGGTGACTGGCCACTGGTAATAGTGACTACGGCAACCTTAGCATCATTGGCGCTTGGTAACGTGGAGACCCTTGGCCTAGTGGCTAATTTCGGCGTCGTGTTCTCCTACATAACAACACCAATAGCCGTAGTGGTGGCTAGGAGGAGGGGTATTACTGGGTCCTTTAAGGCCCCCTTATTCCCAATACTGCAGTTACTAACCATTATCCTATCCCTACTAATCACCAGTGCCCTTGGTTATAATTCCCTTGAAATAGGGGCTATGACATTAATAGTAGGTATACTGATTTATGAGGTTCACGAGGAGTTTAACATTATTGGGAGGAGACGTAAAGTTACTGCGGATGGTTGA
- a CDS encoding RIO1 family regulatory kinase/ATPase: MSISNVIASYNELSKLDLRVLRVIEVLHRNHEYVPVKRIVNYMGLSEEVIDKSISKMNKLKLLVRRGPDNVRLTFPAYDILSIHTMVKKGVIDAIAPTPLGVGKESDVYAADAPNGEKYALKFHRIGRVSFRNTRKYRVWIGERRHVTWLYEAKISAHMEYLALTEAYKAKVPAPRPRAVTRHLVAMEYVNGVELFRVKLSNPEDVLEQIISAIEDLLRINIIHGDLNEYNILVNPSDEKITIIDWPQWMYANVKGSRVILMRDLNIILRHFKSNYGLNVGIDAVMSRLAPLIPNSELPPEKAYSRLIKRVTSLVK; encoded by the coding sequence ATGAGCATAAGTAACGTAATAGCCTCCTACAATGAGTTAAGTAAACTCGACTTAAGGGTGCTTAGGGTAATTGAGGTCCTCCACAGGAATCACGAGTACGTTCCGGTTAAGAGGATTGTGAATTACATGGGTTTAAGTGAGGAGGTTATTGATAAGTCTATTTCAAAGATGAATAAGCTTAAACTACTGGTTAGGAGGGGGCCTGATAACGTTAGGTTAACATTCCCAGCCTACGACATACTGTCAATACACACCATGGTTAAGAAGGGTGTTATAGATGCCATAGCCCCAACACCCCTTGGTGTTGGTAAGGAATCAGACGTATACGCTGCTGATGCGCCAAATGGGGAAAAATACGCCTTAAAGTTCCATAGGATTGGTAGAGTTAGTTTCAGGAATACTAGGAAGTATAGGGTTTGGATTGGGGAGAGGAGGCATGTTACTTGGCTTTACGAAGCTAAGATATCAGCACACATGGAGTACCTAGCGTTAACCGAAGCCTATAAGGCTAAGGTACCTGCACCAAGGCCTAGGGCTGTGACAAGGCACTTGGTGGCCATGGAGTACGTTAATGGTGTTGAATTATTTAGGGTTAAGTTAAGTAATCCTGAGGATGTTCTTGAACAGATTATTTCAGCCATTGAGGATCTCCTGAGGATAAACATTATTCACGGTGACTTAAACGAATACAATATCCTAGTTAATCCAAGTGATGAGAAAATAACAATAATAGATTGGCCCCAGTGGATGTACGCTAACGTTAAGGGATCTAGGGTAATCCTAATGAGGGACCTCAACATTATACTGAGGCACTTTAAGTCAAACTACGGGTTAAACGTAGGCATTGATGCAGTTATGAGTAGGCTAGCCCCATTAATACCGAACAGTGAATTACCACCTGAGAAGGCGTACTCCAGGTTAATTAAGAGAGTAACATCCTTAGTTAAATGA
- a CDS encoding transcription elongation factor NusA, translating into MRIPFCEFCVKTRLFCSKCQSLLNSGQYEMHDVDVIDAILKLTDNDQKLNNMLSNVEYYKSYEVDDTYFIALKGIRRVPINVVRQIEDKLSEALNRRVKIIEYTADINELVTQVAYPARPTVATTWLPDGTNETEVRIMRRDARRLRLRPSDMARLLSAITNRNVKVKVISHDQLNTA; encoded by the coding sequence ATGCGGATTCCGTTCTGCGAATTCTGCGTGAAGACGAGGCTGTTTTGCAGCAAATGCCAGTCCCTGCTTAACAGTGGACAGTACGAGATGCATGACGTCGACGTCATAGATGCTATCCTTAAGTTAACTGATAATGACCAGAAGCTTAATAATATGCTTAGTAACGTTGAGTACTATAAGTCCTATGAGGTTGATGACACATACTTCATCGCCTTAAAGGGTATTAGGCGAGTACCGATTAACGTAGTTAGGCAAATTGAGGATAAGCTCTCAGAGGCCCTTAATAGGAGGGTTAAGATAATTGAGTACACGGCTGATATTAATGAATTAGTGACCCAGGTGGCTTACCCAGCTAGGCCAACTGTGGCCACGACTTGGCTGCCTGATGGAACTAATGAAACTGAGGTTAGGATAATGAGGAGGGATGCTAGGAGGCTGAGGCTTAGGCCATCTGACATGGCTAGGTTACTGAGCGCCATAACTAATAGGAACGTTAAGGTTAAGGTAATTAGCCACGATCAATTAAACACCGCGTAA
- a CDS encoding TrpB-like pyridoxal phosphate-dependent enzyme, with protein MSGVPTHWYNIAVDLPKPLPPPMDPYEGESRIALLNRIMPSELLHQEFTSLMYVPIPDEVREIYMRLGRPTPLRRARGLEKLIGNGVKIYYKFEGALPGGSHKLNTAVPQVYYASKDGAKEVATETGAGQWGLAVSIAAALIGIKAVVFMTKSSYLSKRQRVMFMRTYGAMVYPSPSEVTKYGVEAVKANPNHPGSLGLAISEAIDYVLQGEGRRYIPGSVLEFVLMHQTVIGQEAINQIPEEPDLVVGCVGGGSNFAGLTYPFIGAKLRGEGFEKTRFLAVESKAAPKLTQGRYEYDFPDSGGLLPMIRMLTLGHNYVPPPSHAAGLRYHGAAPSLSLLVKEGVVETRAYTQEEALEAGVLFARSEGIIPAPESSHAIRAVIDEARRMPKGSVILFNLSGHGLLDPDAYEKVNAS; from the coding sequence GTGAGTGGTGTTCCAACTCATTGGTATAACATAGCCGTTGACCTACCTAAACCACTACCACCACCCATGGATCCCTATGAGGGTGAGTCCAGGATAGCTTTACTTAATAGGATAATGCCGAGTGAATTACTTCACCAGGAATTCACCTCATTAATGTACGTACCCATTCCCGATGAGGTTAGGGAAATATACATGAGGCTTGGTAGACCAACACCACTGAGGAGGGCTAGGGGTTTGGAGAAGCTTATAGGTAATGGGGTTAAGATCTACTATAAATTCGAGGGTGCGTTACCGGGTGGTTCACATAAACTCAACACAGCAGTGCCTCAGGTGTATTATGCGTCTAAGGATGGGGCTAAGGAGGTTGCCACTGAGACTGGGGCTGGGCAATGGGGCTTAGCAGTATCCATTGCGGCTGCGTTAATTGGGATTAAGGCCGTGGTCTTCATGACCAAGAGCTCCTACTTGAGTAAGAGGCAGAGGGTTATGTTCATGAGGACTTACGGGGCCATGGTTTACCCAAGCCCCAGTGAGGTTACTAAGTACGGAGTTGAGGCCGTTAAGGCTAACCCCAATCACCCAGGTAGCTTAGGCTTAGCCATAAGTGAGGCAATAGACTACGTGCTTCAGGGTGAGGGGAGGAGGTATATTCCAGGTAGTGTGCTTGAATTCGTCCTAATGCATCAAACAGTTATCGGGCAGGAGGCCATTAATCAAATACCCGAGGAACCTGACCTAGTGGTTGGATGCGTTGGCGGTGGAAGCAACTTCGCTGGTTTAACGTACCCATTCATAGGGGCTAAACTAAGGGGTGAGGGTTTTGAGAAGACTAGGTTCCTTGCAGTTGAATCCAAGGCAGCACCCAAGTTGACTCAAGGCAGGTATGAATACGACTTCCCTGATTCAGGGGGTTTACTACCCATGATTAGAATGCTAACCCTCGGTCACAATTACGTACCACCGCCAAGCCATGCAGCCGGCTTAAGGTACCATGGGGCTGCCCCAAGCCTATCACTACTCGTTAAGGAGGGTGTTGTTGAGACAAGAGCCTACACGCAGGAGGAGGCTCTTGAGGCGGGTGTATTATTTGCAAGGAGTGAAGGCATTATACCTGCCCCTGAGTCGTCTCATGCAATAAGGGCTGTTATTGATGAAGCCAGGAGAATGCCTAAGGGCAGTGTAATATTGTTTAACCTATCTGGGCATGGTTTACTGGATCCTGACGCCTACGAGAAGGTGAACGCATCATGA
- a CDS encoding 50S ribosomal protein L30, translated as MQSTQGIERSGEHGRVIVAAVRIRGLVDVSPEVNHTLNLLRLRRRFTCSVYVLSDSIKGMLKSVESWATWGELSRDTLIQLLRRRGRIVGDLPLTDEYLKKYGWGSVEELVDAYLKGEVKSLWCRRGEGPRMINGKASCIPGLKPFFRLHPPKGGFKGSIKKPYGAGGELGYRGLDINDLILRMI; from the coding sequence ATGCAGAGTACCCAGGGGATTGAGCGGAGTGGGGAGCATGGGAGGGTTATTGTTGCTGCAGTTAGGATTAGGGGTTTAGTTGACGTTAGCCCTGAGGTTAACCATACGTTAAACCTACTGAGGCTTAGGAGGAGGTTCACGTGCAGTGTATACGTGTTGTCTGATTCAATTAAGGGTATGCTTAAGTCTGTTGAGAGTTGGGCTACGTGGGGTGAGTTAAGTAGGGATACATTAATTCAACTACTCAGGAGGAGGGGTAGGATTGTGGGTGACTTACCTTTAACGGATGAGTACCTTAAGAAGTATGGGTGGGGTAGTGTTGAGGAGTTGGTGGATGCTTACCTTAAGGGTGAGGTTAAGAGCCTATGGTGCAGGAGGGGTGAGGGACCTAGGATGATTAACGGTAAGGCCTCCTGCATACCGGGCCTTAAACCATTCTTCAGACTACACCCACCTAAGGGTGGATTCAAGGGGAGTATTAAGAAGCCCTATGGGGCTGGTGGGGAGTTGGGTTACAGGGGTTTAGACATTAATGATCTTATACTGAGGATGATTTAA
- a CDS encoding Brix domain-containing protein has product MVVVLTTSRDASTRLRQFINELELAVPNAVKVNRGRSGLVDLALNALEMGARHIVVFNSFHGNPSSMVIYRIRENSLVKLPYVITLTGVKLLKDILPSRPILGKANTMVTVTQPGVQLALTLSEVFESQLFYGSIDEYRSYDSIMYIRPVKPGCCEVSFIDGLTYAPRGPIIRIRRFKEVNAPGLVVKRLRA; this is encoded by the coding sequence ATGGTGGTTGTTTTAACTACCTCGAGGGATGCCTCCACTAGGCTTAGGCAATTCATTAATGAGCTTGAGTTAGCGGTGCCTAATGCCGTTAAGGTTAATAGGGGTAGGAGTGGTTTAGTTGACTTAGCCTTAAATGCCCTGGAGATGGGGGCTAGGCACATTGTTGTCTTCAATTCATTCCACGGTAACCCATCATCAATGGTAATATACAGGATTAGGGAGAATTCATTGGTTAAACTACCCTACGTAATAACCTTAACAGGTGTTAAACTGCTTAAGGACATACTGCCCTCAAGGCCGATTCTAGGTAAGGCGAACACCATGGTCACTGTGACTCAACCTGGGGTTCAATTAGCCTTAACCCTATCCGAGGTCTTCGAGTCCCAGTTATTCTACGGGAGTATTGATGAGTATAGGAGTTATGATTCAATAATGTACATTAGACCCGTGAAGCCAGGGTGCTGTGAGGTGAGCTTCATAGATGGGTTAACCTACGCACCAAGGGGGCCTATTATTAGGATTAGGAGGTTTAAGGAGGTTAATGCACCCGGCCTAGTGGTTAAGAGGCTTAGGGCTTAA
- a CDS encoding type II toxin-antitoxin system RatA family toxin, with protein sequence MIQFTVSKRTSIPKDTLWSLVSRVEDYPKYWHGHREVKVIGSSGGKLLVNIRFAFNGPLNHGTAYVELGNYTVTFNFLKGPFKGTHIIKVKDGELTSEWNIKLNPLLTPMSKWIINHFKQGSEHALERIIKDAELIMKTPSS encoded by the coding sequence ATGATTCAATTCACGGTAAGTAAGAGGACAAGCATACCTAAGGACACCTTATGGAGCCTAGTCTCCAGGGTGGAGGATTACCCGAAGTACTGGCATGGACATAGAGAGGTTAAGGTAATAGGCAGTAGTGGGGGTAAACTTCTGGTTAACATTAGATTCGCCTTCAATGGCCCATTAAACCACGGCACAGCCTACGTGGAGTTAGGCAACTATACGGTTACCTTCAACTTCCTTAAGGGTCCATTTAAAGGCACACACATTATTAAGGTTAAGGATGGTGAATTAACCAGTGAATGGAACATTAAATTAAACCCACTCCTAACCCCCATGAGTAAGTGGATAATCAACCACTTTAAGCAGGGTTCAGAGCACGCCTTAGAGAGAATAATTAAGGACGCTGAATTAATAATGAAGACCCCAAGCTCCTAA
- a CDS encoding PUA domain-containing protein, protein MVINRHMLSKKDIKRLMNEVPWLSEVYGNIEEAEVIKANDNLEIYRIMNDTALVKAVVSVSNTSMNLTYPTLLAANKYPSLVKYYPVVQVDEGAVKPIATGADVMRPGIRELTGSFKPGEIVLVKSPGGRVIAVTVSLYSSDEVINMSRGKVLKNIHHVDDYVWRLMSEVHEHK, encoded by the coding sequence ATGGTTATTAATAGGCATATGCTCAGTAAGAAGGATATTAAGAGGCTTATGAATGAGGTTCCATGGTTAAGTGAAGTTTACGGGAACATTGAGGAAGCCGAGGTTATTAAGGCTAATGATAACTTGGAAATCTACAGAATAATGAATGACACCGCATTAGTTAAGGCTGTGGTAAGCGTAAGTAACACAAGCATGAACCTAACCTACCCAACACTACTTGCCGCTAATAAGTACCCATCACTGGTGAAGTACTACCCAGTGGTTCAGGTTGATGAGGGTGCTGTTAAGCCAATAGCCACTGGGGCTGATGTAATGAGGCCTGGTATAAGGGAATTAACCGGTTCATTTAAACCAGGGGAAATTGTACTGGTTAAGAGCCCTGGGGGGAGGGTAATAGCTGTGACTGTTAGCCTATACAGTAGTGATGAGGTGATTAACATGAGTAGGGGGAAGGTTCTTAAGAATATTCACCACGTTGATGATTACGTCTGGAGATTAATGAGTGAAGTGCATGAGCATAAGTAA
- a CDS encoding aldo/keto reductase produces MQYVKLGWSGVKVSQLCLGTWYLPRLNEKDEYGVHKVDVELTIKIMRRAYDEGINCIDTANRYHGAMAPVDLNHVGNSERVVGEFLKTVDRESIVLATKVRGQMAPWPNGEGLSRKHIRWQIKESLRRLGTSYIDLYQIHWPDPDTPKIETLRALNQLVEDGLVNYIGESNHPAHDIVEFMELADKHNLEPFTTMQEIYNILVRDIERDKIPVAKRYGMAILAYSPLAQGVLTGKYVDFNAKKWTTPSDSRAVISSGLQGYFNDRNLKVLLELNEIAKAKGATLSQVSLAWLISMQERFGVNIIPIIGVSRMEHLEDNLGALNIKLSQDDLKRIDDALKA; encoded by the coding sequence ATGCAGTATGTTAAGCTTGGTTGGTCTGGGGTTAAGGTTTCACAACTATGCCTCGGCACCTGGTACCTGCCTAGGCTTAATGAGAAGGATGAGTATGGTGTTCATAAGGTTGACGTGGAGTTAACCATTAAGATAATGAGGAGGGCTTACGATGAGGGTATTAACTGCATTGATACTGCTAATAGGTATCATGGAGCCATGGCACCCGTTGACTTAAACCATGTGGGTAACTCCGAGCGCGTGGTTGGTGAATTCCTGAAGACTGTGGATAGGGAGTCCATTGTATTAGCCACTAAGGTTAGGGGGCAGATGGCTCCTTGGCCTAATGGTGAGGGTTTATCTAGGAAGCACATTAGGTGGCAGATTAAGGAGTCATTAAGGAGATTAGGGACGAGTTACATTGACCTATATCAAATTCACTGGCCTGACCCCGATACTCCTAAGATTGAGACTCTTAGGGCTTTGAATCAGCTTGTTGAGGATGGTTTAGTGAATTATATTGGTGAAAGCAACCACCCAGCACACGACATAGTGGAATTCATGGAGCTAGCCGACAAACACAACCTAGAACCCTTCACAACAATGCAAGAGATTTACAATATCCTAGTCAGGGATATTGAGAGGGACAAGATACCTGTAGCCAAGAGGTACGGTATGGCAATACTAGCCTACTCACCCCTGGCTCAAGGAGTGTTAACGGGGAAGTACGTGGACTTCAATGCTAAGAAATGGACCACACCCAGTGATTCAAGGGCTGTAATATCAAGTGGATTACAGGGTTACTTCAATGATAGGAACCTTAAGGTTCTCCTGGAGCTTAATGAAATAGCTAAGGCTAAGGGAGCCACCTTAAGCCAAGTCTCATTAGCCTGGTTAATCAGCATGCAGGAGAGGTTTGGGGTTAACATAATACCCATCATAGGGGTTAGTAGAATGGAGCACCTTGAGGATAACCTAGGTGCATTAAACATTAAGTTGAGTCAAGATGATTTAAAGAGAATTGATGACGCCTTAAAAGCATGA
- the trpA gene encoding tryptophan synthase subunit alpha, with the protein MGISRPALGLYLTATYPSTKRFLETLDKISGLVDFLEIGIPTRNPKYDGPVIRMAHQGAELMGLNAVKVTDDYSKYGKVPVLMGYISDYVNSLNDVAKTASDVGAATVLFPDLIFDYPELIGRYIEVMRSNGLAPSFFISSKTPYRLIRSLSEQEPLFIYLGLYAATGIKLPIYIEQNVVTIRGVLGDAFLIVGFAVNSPDMVRSLIKAGADGVVVGSAFIQRMSDLNDALSFLKWLRGGLP; encoded by the coding sequence ATGGGTATAAGTAGGCCCGCCTTGGGCCTATATTTAACGGCAACGTACCCAAGTACTAAACGCTTCCTAGAGACCCTTGATAAGATAAGTGGCCTCGTGGACTTCCTGGAAATAGGCATACCGACACGTAATCCTAAGTATGATGGGCCGGTTATAAGGATGGCTCACCAGGGTGCTGAGTTAATGGGTCTTAATGCAGTTAAGGTTACTGATGACTACAGTAAGTATGGTAAAGTACCTGTGCTAATGGGTTATATTAGTGATTACGTGAACTCACTCAATGATGTGGCTAAGACAGCTAGTGATGTTGGGGCCGCCACTGTATTATTCCCTGACCTAATATTCGATTACCCTGAGTTAATAGGTAGGTACATTGAGGTTATGAGGAGTAATGGATTAGCCCCCAGCTTCTTCATATCAAGTAAAACACCCTATAGGTTAATTAGGAGCCTAAGTGAACAGGAACCATTATTCATATACCTAGGCCTATACGCGGCCACTGGTATTAAGTTGCCTATTTACATTGAGCAGAATGTAGTAACTATTAGGGGTGTTTTAGGTGATGCATTCCTTATCGTGGGTTTCGCAGTTAATAGCCCTGATATGGTTAGGTCATTGATTAAGGCTGGGGCTGATGGGGTTGTTGTTGGTTCAGCCTTCATTCAAAGAATGAGTGACCTTAATGATGCGTTAAGCTTCCTTAAGTGGCTTAGGGGTGGTTTACCGTGA